A section of the Hevea brasiliensis isolate MT/VB/25A 57/8 chromosome 17, ASM3005281v1, whole genome shotgun sequence genome encodes:
- the LOC110665955 gene encoding glyceraldehyde-3-phosphate dehydrogenase GAPCP2, chloroplastic encodes MAFSSLLRSTATAPLIEASRTELSPSPSDRFKVSSISFKHDLKSSKSIFGTSVTSGSSSLQRCSARSFQPIKATATEMPPTVLKSWSDGRTKVGINGFGRIGRLVLRIATMRDDIDVVAVNDPFIDTKYMAYMFKYDSTHGVYKGSIKVLDESTLEINGKQIKVSSKRDPAEIPWGDYGAEYVVESSGVFTTIDKASAHKKGGAKKVVISAPSADAPMFVVGVNERTYKPNMDIVSNASCTTNCLAPLAKVVHEEFGIIEGLMTTVHATTATQKTVDGPSMKDWRGGRGAGQNIIPSSTGAAKAVGKVLPELDGKLTGMAFRVPTPNVSVVDLTCRIEKSASYEDVKAAIKYASEGPLRGILGYTDEDVVSNDFVSDSRSSIFDAKAGIGLSNSFMKLVTWYDNEWGYSNRVLDLIEHMVLVTAHN; translated from the exons ATGGCTTTCTCTTCTCTCCTCAGATCTACTGCTACCGCTCCTTTGATCGAGGCTTCCCGTACTGAGCTCTCTCCCTCACCGTCCGATcgttttaag GTTTCAAGCATTAGTTTCAAGCATGATCTAAAATCTTCCAAGAGCATTTTTGGCACTTCAGTTACGTCTGGGTCATCTTCCTTACA GAGATGCAGTGCAAGAAGTTTCCAACCCATCAAGGCCACAGCAACTGAAATGCCTCCTACTGTCCTGA AATCTTGGAGTGATGGGAGGACAAAGGTTGGAATCAATG GTTTTGGTCGCATTGGAAGATTGGTTTTGCGAATTGCAACTATGAGAGATGATATTGATGTTGTGGCAGTTAATGATCCTTTCATTGATACTAAGTACATG GCTTACATGTTCAAATATGATTCCACTCATGGAGTTTACAAAGGATCCATCAAGGTTTTGGATGAGTCCACCTTGGAAATCAATGGGAAACAAATCAAAGTTTCAAGCAAAAG GGACCCAGCAGAGATTCCTTGGGGTGATTATGGGGCTGAGTATGTAGTTGAATCTTCTGGGGTTTTCACCACAATTGACAAGGCTTCAGCTCACAAGAAG GGTGGTGCCAAGAAAGTGGTAATATCAGCTCCCTCTGCTGATGCACCAATGTTTGTGGTTGGGGTGAATGAGAGGACATACAAGCCAAACATGGACATTGTGTCTAATGCAAGCTGTACCACCAATTGTCTTGCTCCTCTTGCAAAG GTGGTCCATGAGGAATTTGGTATTATTGAAGGTTTGATGACAACTGTCCATGCAACTACAG CAACGCAAAAGACTGTAGATGGTCCATCCATGAAGGATTGGCGTGGGGGCCGGGGAGCAGGACAAAATATCATTCCTAGTTCCACTGGTGCTGCAAAG GCTGTTGGAAAAGTTCTTCCAGAACTCGATGGAAAACTCACTGGAATGGCCTTCCGTGTCCCAACACCTAATGTTTCTGTTGTGGACTTAACTTGTCGAATTGAGAAGAGTGCATCTTATGAAGATGTCAAAGCAGCTATCAA GTATGCATCGGAGGGACCCCTACGAGGCATTCTTGGTTATACTGATGAGGATGTTGTCTCTAATGATTTCGTTAGTGACTcaag GTCAAGCATTTTTGATGCCAAGGCCGGGATAGGATTGAGTAACTCGTTCATGAAGCTGGTGACTTGGTATGATAATGAGTGGGGATACAG CAACCGAGTACTGGACCTGATAGAGCATATGGTATTGGTGACAGCACATAACTGA